A genomic window from Scomber scombrus chromosome 18, fScoSco1.1, whole genome shotgun sequence includes:
- the slc25a19 gene encoding mitochondrial thiamine pyrophosphate carrier translates to MVGYDPGNREAALSSHEVAVAGSAAGMVTRALVSPFDVIKIRFQLQIEGLSSERREGRYWGLFQASRRIHTEEGLSAFWKGHLPAQLLSVCFGAVQFASFECMTEVVHKMTPYDSQTAGVHFVCGGLSACSATVVCQPLDTLRTRFAAQGEPKVYRNLRHAVSTMCRSEGVLTFYRGLSPTLVAVFPYAGLQFFFYKVFKTFLDPQPKTGNSGGNLRSLICGSGAGMISKTMTYPFDLFKKRLQVGGFEEARVRFGQVRSYRSMADCMVQIAKEEGVRGFFKGLSPSLVKAALSTGLTFFWYEFFLNTMRDLKQRQRANGFTKDAE, encoded by the exons ATGGTGGGTTACGACCCTGGGAATCGGGAAGCAGCACTCTCCTCACATGAGGTGGCCGTGGCTGGGTCAGCTGCTGGGATGGTCACCCGAGCCCTCGTTAGCCCATTTGATGTCATTAAAATCAGATTTCAG CTGCAGATTGAGGGTCTGTCTTCAGAGAGGCGAGAGGGAAGGTACTGGGGGTTATTTCAGGCTTCTCGTCGCATTCATACAGAGGAGGGGCTCTCTGCTTTCTGGAAGGGGCACCTCCCCGCACAGCTCCTCTCCGTCTGCTTTGGGGCTGTCCAG TTTGCCAGCTTTGAGTGTATGACTGAGGTGGTCCACAAGATGACGCCATATGACAGCCAGACAGCAGGAGTACACTTTGTGTGTGGTGGGTTGTCTGCCTGCTCTGCTACAGTGGTCTGCCAGCCTCTGGACACATTGCGGACTCGCTTTGCAGCTCAGGGAGAACCCAAG GTGTACAGGAACCTTCGACATGCTGTGTCTACCATGTGCCGCTCAGAGGGAGTCTTGACCTTTTACCGTGGCCTGTCTCCTACATTAGTGGCAGTGTTTCCATACGCCGGACTGCAGTTCTTCTTCTACAAAGTCTTTAAAACCTTTCTGGATCCACAGCCCAAAACTGGAAATTCAGGAG GAAACCTGAGAAGTCTGATATGTGGCAGTGGAGCTGGAATGATAAGCAAAACAATGACGTACCCCTTTGACCTCTTCAAGAAGAGACTGCAGGTTGGAGGCTTTGAGGAAGCCAGAGTTCGCTTTGGACAG GTGCGGAGCTACAGAAGCATGGCGGACTGCATGGTTCAAATAGCCAAAGAGGAGGGGGTCCGAGGCTTCTTTAAAGGCCTCTCTCCCAGCCTTGTGAAGGCTGCACTGTCGACAGGCTTGACCTTTTTTTGGTATGAATTCTTCCTCAATACCATGCGTGACCTtaagcagagacagagagcaaatGGCTTCACCAAAGACGCAGAGTAG
- the LOC133999375 gene encoding MIF4G domain-containing protein B-like, with amino-acid sequence MENSNEDYKIQSFDQDTQMLLKTALKDPSSVNLDKVSNIIVDQSLKDQVFSKEAGRICYTIVQAEAKQNNGNVFRRNLLNRLQQEFKDREETRGRSLQEWVCFVTFICNIYDYLKVNNMPMAALVHPVYDCLMRLSQPDALMNEEEVDCLVLQLHRIGEQLEKVNSQRMDELFFLLRDGFLLQEGLSSMARLLLLEILEFRAGGWVLSSTAHKYYYSEIAD; translated from the exons ATGGAAAACTCTAATGAGGACTACAAGATCCAGTCTTTTGACCAGGATACACAGATGCTGCTGAAAACAGCCTTGAAAG ATCCAAGTTCGGTGAACTTGGATAAGGTGTCCAATATCATCGTGGATCAGTCTTTGAAGGACCAGGTGTTCAGCAAAGAGGCTGGACGCATCTGCTACACCATCGTGCAG GCTGAGGCCAAGCAGAATAACGGGAACGTGTTCAGGAGGAACTTGCTGAACCGGCTCCAGCAGGAGTTCAAGGATCGCGAAGAGACGAGGGGGCGCTCGCTGCAGGAGTGGGTGTGCTTCGTCACTTTCATCTGTAACATCTACGACTACCTCAAA GTGAACAACATGCCGATGGCGGCCCTGGTCCATCCTGTGTACGACTGTCTGATGAGGCTGTCCCAACCAGACGCTCTCAtgaatgaggaggag GTGGACTGCTTGGTGCTGCAGCTGCATCGCATCGGAGAACAGCTGGAAAAGGTGAACAGCCAGCGGATGGACGAGCTCTTTTTCCTACTGCGGGACGGCTTCCTCCTCCAGGAGGGCCTCTCCTCCATGGcccgcctgctgctgctggagatcCTGGAGTTCAGAGCTGGAGGTTGGGTGCTCAGCAGCACTGCCCACAAGTACTACTACAGTGAGATCGCTGACTAG
- the mrps7 gene encoding small ribosomal subunit protein uS7m: MSASLSGLLKPWTPRVFLVRWSRYNPYYLEPEVRKEVYGRPETELSAEEKEQRELKALRPIKAATSSVTSSLFNDPVVSKFVNMMMKHGDKILAREIMSDTLEYIKRKQVEKYHKAPPEKKEEIECNPYVIFHQAMENCKPVVGLASIQRGGKYYQVPIPLTDNRRRFLAMKWMITECRDNKHRRTHMYEKLTQELLAASIKEGNVIKKKFELHKMAESNRAYAHYRWW, encoded by the exons ATGTCTGCCTCCCTCTCAGGATTATTAAAACCTTGGACACCGAG GGTGTTCCTGGTGAGATGGAGCAGATACAACCCGTACTATCTGGAGCCTGAGGTCAGGAAGGAGGTCTATGGCAGACCGGAGACGGAGCTCAGCGCTGAGGAGAAGGAGCAGCGGGAACTCAAAGCGCTCCGACCCATCAAGGCAGCAACGAGCAGCGTCACCAGCTCTCTGTTCAACGACCCGGTCGTCAG TAAATTCGTCAACATGATGATGAAACACGGAGACAAGATTTTGGCCAGAGAGATCATGTCAGAC ACGCTGGAATACATAAAGAGGAAACAGGTGGAGAAATACCACAAAGCTCCAccggagaagaaggaggagattGAGTGCAACCCCTACGTCATCTTTCACCAGGCTATGGAGAACTGTAAGCCTGTGGTTGGACTGGCGAGCATACAGAGAGGCGGAAAGTACTACCAG GTGCCCATTCCTCTTACGGACAACCGGCGTCGCTTCTTGGCTATGAAGTGGATGATCACAGAGTGCAGGGACAACAAACACCGGCGCACGCACATGTACGAAAAACTCACCCAGGAGCTGCTGGCGGCCTCCATCAAGGAGGGCAACGTCATCAAGAAGAAGTTCGAGCTGCACAAGATGGCAGAATCCAACAGAGCGTACGCCCACTACCGCTGGTGGTAG
- the LOC133999745 gene encoding ADP-ribosylation factor-binding protein GGA3-like isoform X2, giving the protein MAYQEGESLESWLNKATHPTNRQEDWEYIIGFCDQINKELEGPQIAVTLLVHKIHSPQEWEALQALTVLEACMKNCGRRFHNEVGKYRFLNELIKVVSPKYMGDSAPEKVKMKIVEMLYSWTVAFPSEAKISEAYQTLRRQGLVTCDPELPLDRTLIPSPPTRPKHPVFDNEDMGKLLAELLRSKNPEDLQEANRLIKNMVKEDEARVHKVSKRINTLEEVTINVKLLTEMLSHYNKDSSSDSDKEILKELYQRCDKLRRAAFKMATEAEDNDTSLGDILQANDDLSKVINSYKKIVEGQPINGDSEEPQSTTESDTTDTLIDLAGLDTPSPPQPAAPPSLCSNPISTSLTASPIPVLPPPPKRLGGSHGSQGSSPSHLPLDKASTALSLLDDELLSLGLNDPPTSLSSQSKPKLNEVSNQWSSMQAPASNVDMFGSVACPAPVVPPAEPAIAIHSLQNLQDLAMMGFSDPKSLSSQMTMGSSFGMPAAAPPLVPGQGSPSSASLLQGTMTGSPALSQAKAQSLGSAPGSPLFRSLSPCHPPLQGSPARTTDISLSNVNVPLEAIRPSKVLPVTAYDKDGVRVLLNFASDCPPGRPDVLVMVVSTLNTAPLAVHNVVLQAAVPKSMKVKLQTPSGTELPPFNPLLPPASITQIMLLANPLKEKVRLRYKLDFTLGVRPCNEVGEVDQFPPSETWGHL; this is encoded by the exons ATGGCGTACCAGGAAGGGGAGTCGCTTGAATCATGGCTCA ATAAAGCCACCCATCCGACAAACAGACAGGAGGACTGGGAGTACATCATAGGCTTCTGTGATCAGATCAACAAGGAACTGGAAGG TCCTCAGATAGCCGTCACACTGCTCGTCCACAAAATCCACTCACCACAAGAATGGGAAGCACTTCAGGCTCTGACA gTATTGGAGGCATGTATGAAGAACTGCGGGAGAAGGTTTCATAATGAGGTCGGAAAGTACAGATTTTTGAACGAGCTGATCAAAGTTGTGTCTCCAAAG TACATGGGCGACAGTGCGCCTGAGAAGGTGAAGATGAAGATTGTAGAAATGCTGTACAGCTGGACTGTTGCTTTTCCCAGTGAGGCCAAGATCAGTGAAGCCTACCAGACACTGAGAAGACAAG GGCTTGTAACATGTGACCCAGAGTTACCGCTGGACAGGACTCTGATCCCATCTCCTCCGACACGACCCAAACACCCTGTGTTTGACAATGAGGACATGGGCAAG ctgctTGCTGAGCTTCTCCGGAGCAAAAATCCAGAAGACCTCCAGGAAGCCAATAGGTTGATCAAAAACATGGTGAAAGAG GATGAGGCCCGCGTGCACAAGGTTTCGAAGCGTATAAACACACTGGAGGAGGTAACCATCAATGTCAAGTTGCTGACTGAGATGCTCTCCCATTACAATAAAGACAGCTCCTCTGACTCAGACAAGGAGATCCTTAAG gAACTGTACCAGCGGTGTGACAAGCTGAGGCGTGCTGCTTTCAAAATGGCCACTGAGGCCGAGGACAATGACACCAGTTTAG GTGACATCCTACAGGCCAATGATGACCTCTCCAAAGTCATCAACTCCTATAAGAAGATTGTCGAGGGGCAGCCGATCAATGGTGACAGTGAAGAGCCTCAATCCACAACTGAGAGCG acaccacagacacactgatCGACCTCGCCGGCCTCGACACGCCTAGCCCTCCTCAACCTGCCGCCCCTCCCTCACTGTGCTCAAATCCCATCTCCACAAGTCTCACGGCTTCCCCCATCCCTGTCCTGCCTCCTCCACCTAAACGCTTGGGCGGCTCCCACGGCAGTCAGGGCAGCAGCCCGAGTCACCTTCCCCTCGACAAGGCCTCCACTGCGCTCTCTCTCCTTGATGATGAGCTGCTGTCTCTAG GACTGAATGACCCCCCTACCTCTCTGAGCAGCCAATCAAAACCCAAGTTGAACGAAGTGTCCAATCAGTGGAGCTCCATGCAG GCCCCGGCATCAAATGTGGATATGTTTGGGAGTGTAGCTTGTCCAGCTCCAGTGGTCCCCCCAGCTGAACCAGCCATCGCCATACACAGTCTCCAAAACCTACAAGACCTTGCTATGATGGGCTTTTCAGATCCCAAGAG TTTGTCCAGTCAGATGACGATGGGAAGCAGCTTTGGGATGCCTGCAGCAGCACCTCCTCTTGTGCCTGGGCAGGGCTCTCCCTCCTCAGCCTCTCTTCTCCAGGGCACAATGACCGGCTCCCCTGCTCTGTCCCAAGCCAAGGCTCAGAGCCTGGGCTCAGCCCCAGGCAGCCCACTGTTCCGCTCTCTGTCCCCCTGCCACCCTCCCCTCCAGGGCAGCCCGGCCAGAACAACAGACATCTCCCTGAGCAATGTGAATGTCCCTCTGGAGGCCATCAGACCGA GTAAAGTGTTACCTGTGACGGCCTACGATAAGGACGGTGTCAGGGTGCTGCTCAACTTTGCGTCTGACTGTCCCCCTGGCAGGCCTGACGTTTTGGTCATGGTGGTGTCCACGCTCAACACAGCGCCACTCGCTGTTCACAATGTGGTACTGCAAGCTGCTGTGCCTAAG TCCATGAAGGTGAAGCTGCAGACTCCATCAGGAACAGAACTGCCACCATTTAACCCCCTCCTACCTCCAGCCTCCATTACTCAGATCATGTTGCTGGCTAATCCATTAAAG GAGAAGGTGCGCCTACGCTACAAGCTGGATTTCACATTAGGAGTTCGCCCATGTAACGAGGTCGGAGAGGTTGACCAGTTCCCCCCATCAGAGACGTGGGGTCATCTATAG
- the LOC133999745 gene encoding ADP-ribosylation factor-binding protein GGA3-like isoform X1 has protein sequence MAYQEGESLESWLNKATHPTNRQEDWEYIIGFCDQINKELEGPQIAVTLLVHKIHSPQEWEALQALTVLEACMKNCGRRFHNEVGKYRFLNELIKVVSPKYMGDSAPEKVKMKIVEMLYSWTVAFPSEAKISEAYQTLRRQGLVTCDPELPLDRTLIPSPPTRPKHPVFDNEDMGKLLAELLRSKNPEDLQEANRLIKNMVKEDEARVHKVSKRINTLEEVTINVKLLTEMLSHYNKDSSSDSDKEILKELYQRCDKLRRAAFKMATEAEDNDTSLGDILQANDDLSKVINSYKKIVEGQPINGDSEEPQSTTESDTTDTLIDLAGLDTPSPPQPAAPPSLCSNPISTSLTASPIPVLPPPPKRLGGSHGSQGSSPSHLPLDKASTALSLLDDELLSLGLNDPPTSLSSQSKPKLNEVSNQWSSMQLAVSSSPLQAPASNVDMFGSVACPAPVVPPAEPAIAIHSLQNLQDLAMMGFSDPKSLSSQMTMGSSFGMPAAAPPLVPGQGSPSSASLLQGTMTGSPALSQAKAQSLGSAPGSPLFRSLSPCHPPLQGSPARTTDISLSNVNVPLEAIRPSKVLPVTAYDKDGVRVLLNFASDCPPGRPDVLVMVVSTLNTAPLAVHNVVLQAAVPKSMKVKLQTPSGTELPPFNPLLPPASITQIMLLANPLKEKVRLRYKLDFTLGVRPCNEVGEVDQFPPSETWGHL, from the exons ATGGCGTACCAGGAAGGGGAGTCGCTTGAATCATGGCTCA ATAAAGCCACCCATCCGACAAACAGACAGGAGGACTGGGAGTACATCATAGGCTTCTGTGATCAGATCAACAAGGAACTGGAAGG TCCTCAGATAGCCGTCACACTGCTCGTCCACAAAATCCACTCACCACAAGAATGGGAAGCACTTCAGGCTCTGACA gTATTGGAGGCATGTATGAAGAACTGCGGGAGAAGGTTTCATAATGAGGTCGGAAAGTACAGATTTTTGAACGAGCTGATCAAAGTTGTGTCTCCAAAG TACATGGGCGACAGTGCGCCTGAGAAGGTGAAGATGAAGATTGTAGAAATGCTGTACAGCTGGACTGTTGCTTTTCCCAGTGAGGCCAAGATCAGTGAAGCCTACCAGACACTGAGAAGACAAG GGCTTGTAACATGTGACCCAGAGTTACCGCTGGACAGGACTCTGATCCCATCTCCTCCGACACGACCCAAACACCCTGTGTTTGACAATGAGGACATGGGCAAG ctgctTGCTGAGCTTCTCCGGAGCAAAAATCCAGAAGACCTCCAGGAAGCCAATAGGTTGATCAAAAACATGGTGAAAGAG GATGAGGCCCGCGTGCACAAGGTTTCGAAGCGTATAAACACACTGGAGGAGGTAACCATCAATGTCAAGTTGCTGACTGAGATGCTCTCCCATTACAATAAAGACAGCTCCTCTGACTCAGACAAGGAGATCCTTAAG gAACTGTACCAGCGGTGTGACAAGCTGAGGCGTGCTGCTTTCAAAATGGCCACTGAGGCCGAGGACAATGACACCAGTTTAG GTGACATCCTACAGGCCAATGATGACCTCTCCAAAGTCATCAACTCCTATAAGAAGATTGTCGAGGGGCAGCCGATCAATGGTGACAGTGAAGAGCCTCAATCCACAACTGAGAGCG acaccacagacacactgatCGACCTCGCCGGCCTCGACACGCCTAGCCCTCCTCAACCTGCCGCCCCTCCCTCACTGTGCTCAAATCCCATCTCCACAAGTCTCACGGCTTCCCCCATCCCTGTCCTGCCTCCTCCACCTAAACGCTTGGGCGGCTCCCACGGCAGTCAGGGCAGCAGCCCGAGTCACCTTCCCCTCGACAAGGCCTCCACTGCGCTCTCTCTCCTTGATGATGAGCTGCTGTCTCTAG GACTGAATGACCCCCCTACCTCTCTGAGCAGCCAATCAAAACCCAAGTTGAACGAAGTGTCCAATCAGTGGAGCTCCATGCAG cttgcagtctcctcatctcctctgcAGGCCCCGGCATCAAATGTGGATATGTTTGGGAGTGTAGCTTGTCCAGCTCCAGTGGTCCCCCCAGCTGAACCAGCCATCGCCATACACAGTCTCCAAAACCTACAAGACCTTGCTATGATGGGCTTTTCAGATCCCAAGAG TTTGTCCAGTCAGATGACGATGGGAAGCAGCTTTGGGATGCCTGCAGCAGCACCTCCTCTTGTGCCTGGGCAGGGCTCTCCCTCCTCAGCCTCTCTTCTCCAGGGCACAATGACCGGCTCCCCTGCTCTGTCCCAAGCCAAGGCTCAGAGCCTGGGCTCAGCCCCAGGCAGCCCACTGTTCCGCTCTCTGTCCCCCTGCCACCCTCCCCTCCAGGGCAGCCCGGCCAGAACAACAGACATCTCCCTGAGCAATGTGAATGTCCCTCTGGAGGCCATCAGACCGA GTAAAGTGTTACCTGTGACGGCCTACGATAAGGACGGTGTCAGGGTGCTGCTCAACTTTGCGTCTGACTGTCCCCCTGGCAGGCCTGACGTTTTGGTCATGGTGGTGTCCACGCTCAACACAGCGCCACTCGCTGTTCACAATGTGGTACTGCAAGCTGCTGTGCCTAAG TCCATGAAGGTGAAGCTGCAGACTCCATCAGGAACAGAACTGCCACCATTTAACCCCCTCCTACCTCCAGCCTCCATTACTCAGATCATGTTGCTGGCTAATCCATTAAAG GAGAAGGTGCGCCTACGCTACAAGCTGGATTTCACATTAGGAGTTCGCCCATGTAACGAGGTCGGAGAGGTTGACCAGTTCCCCCCATCAGAGACGTGGGGTCATCTATAG
- the nup85 gene encoding nuclear pore complex protein Nup85 translates to MEEVDVEPAVTNIPSASAGKHLGFAWGPGDILVYETLYKRSGASQSGYPFIHEVRKDEDIYSPILRKLFNESHHIFVGLQTIKEDLPSKNKKPQFVSISKNYRSVIRACMEELRQVAVSSKDAEEAMQSGNQVSILLAIELIWNLCEVLFIEAAPAGSLLLHLLDWVRLHKPVDEKTREVLQSESPAEHHDYWDVVLGYVLQGRLEEARQMLMKQATLQPAARSMFKLMDTLLSKMPFYDPSGTQTLTEFDVKWRHWHEEVDRCLQDNSFASNQHLELICKILVGDEDTLLEHKELLSTWYHFLVTRLLFCHPTVKPVELHFYAQSCMTMFLDPRSVPEPLDSILLAAFEFDIHQVIKDCSIALNNWWFVAHLTDLLDHCKLLQSHNLHFGSNLREFLLLEYASGLFTHHSLWQLAVDYFDHCPEFGRVYLELQIERVPLDTERKALKVLRICEQRQMSEQVRSICKIMAMRALRNNRLGSALSWSIRAKDAAFATLISEKFLQDYCNRGTFSDLDLIDNLGPAMLLSDRLTFLGKYREFHKLYGEKHFGEAAKLLLSLMTAKIAPRSFWMTLLTDALPLLEQKEVIFSAEQTHELMFCLEELTSSLNTITPGTDRPMQEEDIEVTKVELLRLALARNLAMAIVKEGTVEA, encoded by the exons ATGGAGGAGGTAGACGTCGAGCCGGCAGTGACC aatatTCCTTCAGCCAGTGCTGGGAAGCATTTAGGATTTGCGTGGGGTCCAGGTGATATCCTTGTGTACGAGACCCTTTACAAAAGATCAG GCGCTTCACAATCAGGTTATCCATTCATCCATGAGGTCAGAAAAGATGAGGACATATATTCCCCCATTTTACGCAAACTCTTCAATGAGTCACATCACATCTTTGTTGGCCTGCAGACAATTAAAGAGGACCTCCCCAGCAAAAACAAGAAACCTCA ATTCGTCAGCATTAGTAAAAACTACAGATCTGTGATTCGAGCCTGTATGGAGGAGCTTCGGCAAGTCGCAG TTTCTTCAAAAGATGCTGAGGAGGCCATGCAGTCTGGAAATCAG GTGTCCATTCTGTTGGCCATAGAACTGATCTGGAATCTGTGTGAAGTGCTGTTCATCGAGGCTGCTCCTG CGGGTTCCCTGTTGCTCCACCTCCTGGATTGGGTTAGGTTACATAAGCCTGTGGACGAGAAGACCAGAGAGGTGCTGCAGAGCGAGAGCCCTGCTGAGCACCACGACTACTGGGATGTG GTTCTGGGTTATGTGCTGCAGGGCAGGTTGGAAGAAGCCAGACAGATGCTGATGAAGCAGGCAACCCTACAGCCTGCCGCCAGGAGCATGTTCAAGCTGATGGACACCCTGCTCAGCAAGATGCCCTTCTACGAT CCTAGTGGCACGCAGACGCTGACAGAGTTTGATGTGAAGTGGAGACACTGGCATGAGGAAGTGGACCGCTGCCTTCAGGACAACTCTTTCGCCAGCAACCAACACCTGGAGCTCATCTGCAAG ATCCTAGTGGGTGATGAAGACACTTTGCTGGAGCACAAAGAGCTGCTGAGCACCTGGTACCACTTCCTGGTCACTAGATTGCTCTTCTGCCACCCTACAGTCAAACCTGTAGAGCTACATTTCTACGCACAG TCATGCATGACCATGTTTCTGGACCCGAGGAGCGTCCCAGAGCCCCTGGACAGCATCTTACTGGCTGCCTTTGAGTTTGACATTCACCAGGTCATCAAAGACTGCAG CATCGCTCTCAACAACTGGTGGTTTGTGGCCCATTTGACAGATCTCTTGGATCACTGTAAACTCCTCCAGTCCCACAATCTACA CTTTGGCTCCAACTTGAGAGAGTTCCTGCTGTTAGAATATGCTTCTGGTCTCTTCACTCATCACAG TCTGTGGCAGTTGGCTGTTGACTACTTTGACCACTGCCCGGAGTTTGGCCGTGTCTACCTGGAGCTGCAGATCGAGCGCGTTCCTTTAGACACGGAGCGCAAAGCCCTCAAGGTGCTCAGGATCTGTGAGCAAAGACAAATGTCAGAGCAAG TGCGGAGTATCTGTAAGATCATGGCTATGCGAGCTCTGAGGAACAACAGACTGGGCTCTGCTCTCTCCTGGAGCATCAGGGCCAAAGATGCTGCCTTTGCCACCCTCATTTCAGAGAA gttCTTACAGGATTACTGCAACAGAGGGACCTTCTCTGATCTAGACCTGATAGACAACTTGGGCCCAGCCATGCTGCTCAGTGACAGGCTCACTTTCCTCG ggAAATATCGTGAGTTCCACAAGTTGTACGGAGAGAAGCATTTCGGGGAGGCGGCAAAGCTGCTGCTCTCACTCATGACGGCCAAGATCGCCCCCCGAAGCTTCTGGATGACCCTGCTGACCGACGCTCTGCCGCTTCTGGAGCAGAAAGAG gtgaTCTTTTCTGCAGAACAAACCCATGAGCTAATGTTTTGTTTAGAAGAGCTCACTTCCTCACTGAACACCATCACTCCTGGCACAGACAGGCCCATGCAG GAGGAAGACATAGAGGTGACCAAAGTGGAGCTCCTGAGACTGGCTCTGGCCAGGAATCTGGCTATGGCTATAGTCAAAGAAGGCACAGTGGAAGCATGA
- the LOC133999822 gene encoding small ubiquitin-related modifier 2-like, with translation MADEKPKESVKTENNEHINLKVAGQDGSVVQFKIKRHTPLIKLMKAYCERQGLSMRQIRFRFDGQPINETDTPSQLEMEDEDTIDVFQQQTGGLI, from the exons ATGGCAGATGAAAAACCAAAG GAATCAgtgaagacagaaaacaatgaacacATAAACCTGAAGGTAGCAGGTCAGGATGGATCTGTAGTACAGTTCAAGATCAAAAGACACACGCCGCTCATCAAACTCATGAAGGCCTACTGCGAGAGACAG GGACTGTCGATGAGGCAAATAAGGTTCAGATTTGATGGACAGCCAATAAATGAGACAGACACACCATCACAG TTGGAAATGGAAGACGAAGATACAATTGATGTGTTTCAGCAACAGACGGGAGGCCTGATTTAA